A genomic stretch from Pomacea canaliculata isolate SZHN2017 linkage group LG2, ASM307304v1, whole genome shotgun sequence includes:
- the LOC112557542 gene encoding uncharacterized protein LOC112557542: MAGSKARQAFLGLVLQCLATFVLISRVNGDTLCFACDKIFHPAGCGNLARCGPHEVCFTVMGTSGASSDADFTSGCMPREDCEGSIGGNLHPFHTELCSQCCHTDLCNAYLCEQKLPNGMICAKCDDVSDVDTCLKVAFCQGGEVCSSTLAPQSNTYTLGCQKKEACTGTTACCDNADLCNLNLTKTISNPRQVSVTSTPSSTTSWPSATDSETIATFESTVGVDHVTPTTVTFFSSVDNNTTWGWTVCPHHQYPWRPEHSVGDEYAWCHRKSRCDVRGKSLLQQHGRMVHIRFSDDGCNSGQQDNTVCCCRWRVVVLLV; this comes from the exons ATGGCGGGTAGCAAAGCCAGGCAAGCGTTTTTAG GGCTGGTCCTCCAATGTCTGGCAACATTCGTTCTCATATCACGTGTCAACG GTGACACCTTGTGTTTTGCTTGCGATAAAATTTTCCACCCAGCTGGGTGCGGTAATCTGGCCAGGTGTGGGCCTCACGAG GTGTGCTTTACTGTGATGGGAACAAGCGGTGCTTCCAGCGATGCGGACTTCACATCGGGCTGCATGCCGCGGGAG GACTGCGAGGGCTCAATAGGAGGCAACCTCCACCCATTCCATACAGAACTGTGTTCACAGTGTTGCCATACTGACCTCTGTAACGCCTACCTATGTGAACAAA aaTTGCCGAATGGGATGATCTGTGCCAAGTGCGATGACGTGTCAGATGTGGACACGTGTCTGAAAGTTGCCTTCTGTCAGGGCGGCGAG GTGTGCTCTTCCACACTCGCGCCTCAGTCCAACACCTACACTCTAGGATGCCAGAAGAAGGAG GCCTGCACTGGCACCACTGCCTGCTGTGACAACGCCGACCTCTGCAACTTGAACCTCACCAAGACCATCAGCAACCCCAGACAAGTGTCCGTGACCTCAACTCCATCCTCCACAACGTCATGGCCGTCTGCTACCGACAGCGAGACAATCGCAACTTTTGAATCAACTGTAGGGGTCGATCACGTGACTCCTACCACGGTGACGTTCTTCAGTTCTGTTGACAACAACACGACCTGGGGGTGGACAGTGTGTCCTCACCATCAGTACCCATGGAGACCTGAGCACTCTGTTGGTGACGAGTACGCTTGGTGCCACCGGAAGTCAAGATGTGACGTCAGAGGGAAGTCTCTCCTTCAGCAGCACGGACGGATGGTCCACATTCGCTTCAGTGACGATGGCTGCAACTCAGGTCAACAAGACAATACCGTCTGTTGTTGTAG GTGGAGAGTCGTTGTGCTACTCGTGTGA